GTAGGTACTGTTGCAGAGGGCAAAGTTCAGCTTAGCTGCGTTAGCAGTGGTGTGGCTCTACAGATGGCAAAGTATCCAATAAATTCAACATGCTCCAGAGTTAATCACAATTAATCTAGTGATTGGATTTTTATCTTCATCTTATGTCCTATGTCAAAACATCTGAAtccactgaatatatattttggctattgtgtaattaatttgtttattatataATTTACTTTTCACATACGTATTTTGAAtgtcaatttttctttttcttttttttttaaagatttgtcAGGTAAAATGTTCACCTTTCCTCAAGAAACTAACTCAGCTCATGTGAGGCTGACAACATCAAGACAAGTTCTGAGAGCTGTAACCGTCTGTCTCAGGTAGTGCTGATGATGCAAAATGATTCATACATTCATCCCACTGTATCTCTGACAGTAAAAATAATCATGTATGATAATGTCTTTATAATTCCTACAGGGCCTTTACAGACCTCCGTAGAGATCATAGCCTTTTCTCTTTGGCCACACCTGCTTTTGACAATGAATTGCTGATTTTCAACGGTGTTTCAAACAATAAGTATGCTTATTGGATCAGGAATAAAAATGCAGACTTTATAGGGCAGGACTACAAAGTGAACACGTGGCAATCAATTTGTTCCACATGGGACTCTGTGTCTGGACTGGGCCAGCTGTGGTTAGATGGAAAGCCCTCAAGTAGGAAGTTCATCAACTCTGGATCCAACATCAGCGGGCCCATTATAATTGTTTTAGGACAGGTACAGTTTTTAAGCATTTTTCTcggagagttagatgagaagatcaataccagtCTTGAgtctgtacggtaaatatgtAGCGAGAGTCAGCAGCCCggtagcttagcacaaagactgaaagCTCTCCAAAGGTAACATACTCAGCCTATCAGCATCTCTAAAGCTCAGTAATTATCAccttatttattgtttgtttgttctataaaaaaatgtaattgtaaaaACATTTCCCTGTTTTAAGGAGGATTGTGTGCTGGACTACAAAGCCAGGAGCAGTAACTTCTTTTGTTTTCTGGCAACTGCGCATAACTCcccatacagtacataaaaccAGCCAATTGTTTTAGTTATGGtcttttttattgaattttagTATAGAGTAAGCATTATTTTGTATGTTACTTTCgacaacaaataaatgaaattgtATACGTACAGAGTCGGGCTAGCGGTTTCCCCCTgattccagtctttgtgctatgctaagctaattgaCTGCTGGGTCCAGATCCATATTAAGGGCCGTCTTACATACAAATAGATTGGTAATAATCTTCTCACGTAACTCTCGACAGCTAAgtgaataagtgtatttccgcAAATGTCATATTCCATATTTGCTGTACGTGTTCAAACAATACATCAGAAAGAACATAGCATTATACAATATAGCTGATATCTCAAATGTCTGCAAATTCTCAGGATCAGGATACACATGGTGGAGGCTTTGATATTAATCAGTCTTTCGTTGGTATGATCTCTGATGTCCACCTTTGGGACCACATCCTTTCCCCCTGTGAGATCCAGAACTACATGCATCATCTAAACTTCGCACCAGGGAATGTGCTCAACTGGAGGGCGCTGGAGTTCCAGACCACAGGAAGAGTGCTGATAGAAGACAAACAAGAGATTAAGACCTGTTATTAAACttttgaaaagtgaaaaaacaggttaaaaaaatctgaatcaaaataaaaaaaatattgatagataaatgaaaaaaaataattgcatatttctttgcattttttaatgattgtttttctgttttttgtatcttttttattatcttttgctttttttgtttgtcggatcaatgaacaactaaaattatttcttttacttttctaaagagtgtttttttttctgttgccaGAATTAATTGTTTAATGTGTTCACTTGCATACATTAGATGAAACAATCAATAATTGCATCAGAGCTAACTATCTTAAGTTAATTCATGACTTGTCACTGAACCAAAGCTTGTGATATTACCGTAAATCCAGCTGAAGATGAAAATAAGATTGTATTGCGGAATTTCTGTAAATCATTTTTCCAAAGATATTACTTTTATAGATAATGTGTGTTCTTCGGTATATGTTGTGAGTACTGTATATTGCTTGTCTCCTCTTTTGATACATGGCTACACCTTCTGTATAATTTCACATATCTCCAAATAGTCTTATTTGTGACTAGTTGTATTTGAGGCAAGATCAAACCAGTTTTTTTGtaaagtttacattttttttattgtgtttaatTACTCGTTAGttcaataatacattttacatcatgaaaacacttcacttactttgtttttgaaacaattaaataaacGCATTTACTGTGGCAGCTTAACTTATTGCTACAAAAAGCAAAAGCTATTCTCTAAGTGGTTATCTTAAAAGAAATAGGCCAAGAATTAGATGAAAAGATCGCTACcactttaatgtgtgtgtggcaaATATAAAGCTGCAGCcagttcaatcaggagagattTCATTTAAGAGTGAAATAAGTTTAGTGAACATGGTGCAAAATAGGTTGATATGTTAGCATCTTTggcgattagactccatcgcaATGTTAAATTATAAGGGGTATAGAGGCCGTGGATATATAGGAATATCCCtctgatggagtctagacactggggGAGGTGATGAAGGGATAAAGAGAGCCTGGAGATCTGGTGGATGGTGATGTGAATTGGGGCTTCTGATGGAGGAACCCTGGGTGCTTGGAATGATGAGAACTGGAGGTGAATAGGGTGGAAGAGGGTTGCATTGATTTTGCCTGAAATTAGCTTAGCATGACTGGAAAAGAGGGGAAGCAGCTAGCCTCTAAAgatcatactgtacatacagtacattatatcTGGTTTGTTCTTCTCTTGGCCAGCCACTTCGATTCTTCTATCTAGCTAGCTTGTTTCACAGCGTATCTGTAGGTTGCTATATCTTACTTCTTTCCCAGGGcaattgacacacacacacacagcaggaaatAGGCTAAATCAACAGCAGTTATTTAGTAATAGGAGAATAATACAATGCGAGAGGTTGAAAGAGATTGCAGATTGTGTGTGCAGATAATGCTGTTAGATGCTAGATAGCAGAATGCCTCAGACTAAATGTTCTGCTTTGGGCAAAAAGGGTGCTGCATATTTTTCTTATAGCACCAAACTCAGTCATGGCAACAGCTGCTCCATCCTCCTCCTATGCATCTTGATCATCTGATTAATTTCTTTGTTGCACATGCTTCTCCCGCGGCCTTTCCCAATTCCCAAATTTGTACCTCCTTGACTCCTCGATCCACAATTCTCAGGCTTGTGACCCTTGAATCATTCTCATTGGCCATGTTGAAGGATGTCCCATTTCCTAAAATGCACATCAAGGAGCGAGGAGGCTCCCCGGAGGAGCTATAACCAAGGATACACCGATGTATCCTCTGCGGAAGTCTTTTCACCCGTGGCATGTAAATAAAGAAGTGtggcaaggagagagagagagagagagagagagagagagagagagagagagagagaaagagaggaaatgaagaagagagagagggaaaaggggagagaaagagcgGTAAAAGAGTGATGACTTAATGCAAGAACAATACgttaattaatgcatcaattaaggtaTTTCAAACATgatgatttctgatttattaatgatgtgGCAGGCTAAAGAAAGTGATTGTAGTGTTGTAATCATGATTAACTAAATATTACTTCTTTATTACTTCACCATGTTTGTGGGCCTTCAAATAAAGTACTGACCATCTTTAAAAtttataaataagatatgattaaTGGTGGCCTATGTAGCAATCATCTTTGTGACCcctcaaataaataaaaaaatgtcaagacATTTCTGGTGCTCAGACACTTAGAAGTTAGTAAAAAGTCTAATTCATACATATCCTACTTGGGTGAGCATTGTTCTTGACAGccgtttgctgcatgtcgttccccccccctctcccttttcacatcttcagctgtcctatataataaaggTCTAAAAAATGGCACATTTTGCAGTCCCGTCTCATGTCCGTCATTCTGACAAATACATAATTGAATTATACTCAGCACATCATAGAAGGCAGAGGTGCCCTGGAAATGTTAGGCCCCTTGATAACAGCTCAACAGGCCTTGATGCAACACATTTCTTTTAATCTCTTGCATGTTTCTCAGGCCCAATCCAGCTCTGGGTCCCCGAGGTGCTACAAGAGCTCTACTTTGTACATCTGTCTACTTTAGCCTATAGACAATCATGAAGTTAGCCCATAAAGATATATGTATTGGTTGGGTTGCTGCATCAGTGTCTTCAAGAGAATAATTTTCACTGGGGATGGGGGTGGGAGCATTCTTACATGCATGCCTTGATTTTATTGTTtcagatagatttttatttttttatcttgaaTCCTAAAACAAATAACAAAGTAGCCAAACTATGAATAAGtgtataaacatgtttttcagaaataaaatggaatttaGATAAATATTGGGAATTCTTTTTAATGAATCATTTATTTTGCATCTTCTATTTCACAAACACCTCTTCTAATTTTCTCGATAAGatttagaagttttttttttgagtttcaGATTGTTTTTCATAGACACCTATAtatctatgattttttttttcattgtgcaTTAATAATAGAAAAACAGTTGATACATTGTACAATGTCCATTTGTTGTACAGTAGCATTTACTTTATGATTCAATGGTTTATATCAGAACCGATGTGACTAGGAAAGTTGCCTGGATCTTAAGAGTCCTAGCCTGTAACTGCATATTCCTCCTCATCTTGTGGCTTATTCACCCTACATTTTATGACTCCACTGCATTTTTGTTCTTTCTCCTAAGCCTTTTATATCAAAATGGTTTTATTCATGAATGCTCAGTATGACTGTACTTCTCCTTTAAATAAGCAACACAGGAAACCTCACTAATTTCTGTAGCTGAACGACTGCTGTACATGTACTCAACAATATAAATAGCAAATAGATCAGACATAGTAAGTACAAGAACTGTGAGCTCTTTGAGAGACATGCATGCtattgaaaatgtttaaaatgagtCATTGTTGCTCTCAAGGATCCGTTTCCTCATTTAAGCAGTTTGAAGATGCCCTCTCACTGACCTTGTAGACATGACCTTATGGTTTGCGCTGATCTTGTTGTACCTGATCTATGTTCTGTTTTCTCACAGCATGCTGCCGTAAAATTTGGAAAAAGGGACTACATAATGGGTCTGCAGGTTTGATAAACTGGGTAGTGACTTTATCAGTCATCAAGATGTGGGCTGGATTGTTTGATTCAGTAGCAAGATAACCAGTCTTTATTCGTTTTCTGAGTTGCTTGACCAAGTTTTCTTCTCTGAATGAATTGCAGCATTTGCTCCAACTATATGGCATTAGTGATGCTGCAGGCTGCTTGCAAACATCCAGGGACTTCCACAATAAATTAGGCTGCACGCTGTAGCAGTAACACTACTCACCTTAAACGCCTCTCTTTTGACTTTCCTGCTGATTCAATTAAGCATTTGTGCTGCGTGAGAACTCAGAAAAAGCCCCTTGTGGTATGCTAGCTGTTCACTGATGTAATGGAGGGTAACTTTACCTCAACAGATTGAGAGTTTGGGCATGTTGTAAAGGTTCAATTCACCGGACAATGAGGTACACTGTCGTTTGGGATGCCATTTGCCCCCCTCATGTCCTGGGCCACGGTGCATGTGCCCCATGCTGTGCTGAGTTATACAGTCTTAAGTGCAATCCTGAAGCGTTACAGAGTTGGGTTTTCTGATCCGCAAGAAAAAACAGTCATGATTTACCATGTGGGTAAAGACTTTTATTTAATCTATTTCAGGTAACAAGAAATGTTCTCTGAACCTGCAGAGctcacagaaaaacagaaaaaatgtaattcaaaaCTCCATTCAACAATGGATGAAATGGTAAAAAGCCTTTTTCAGAGTAATGCATCCTTTCAAAACAGTGTATTTaggtttttataaatgtttacaaGTAAACAGTTTGCAATGCACTTTTTTGTGAACATTGAATACATGCACTGTTGGAACACTATTGAGACAAGATAAAACATCAAGACAAAACCAAATCGATTAAGTTTCTATTGTTTTCAGCTTTACTTGGCAGAAAAAGTTGCATTAATACAATGATAGATATATTCAATgttcaaaatgtatttctacAACCATCATAAGAAGTAAGATGTAACATTTCATACATCTAAGCAAAAGACTTGTATGATTAACATACATCTTGATTTATTAGAATTTTATTAGATTTTCTTTAACTTCACAAACATACAGCACTTAGACAAGACCtaccctatatatatatatatatatacccttcTATACCTACCcggtaaagcgactttgagtttgtgaaaagcgctatataaattcaatttattattattattattaagacaTGTCAAGTTACAAAAGTAAATGTGCAAAAACTCAAGCTGTGTCCAAACTTTAATATAGCACAGTGCAGTATGTTATTTTATCATATACCTTTCAATACATACAGGTGTACATTTCATAGATCAATCCTGGGTAACCTTTAAATTAAATGCAGTCCATGATGCAGTCCATAATTTCAgctgtttattttttaccatATAGAATTTAGCCTTCATGGCTGGACAAACAGAATCGTATT
This window of the Perca flavescens isolate YP-PL-M2 chromosome 6, PFLA_1.0, whole genome shotgun sequence genome carries:
- the LOC114557742 gene encoding C-reactive protein encodes the protein MALFLLMVMLTACAAAPQDLSGKMFTFPQETNSAHVRLTTSRQVLRAVTVCLRAFTDLRRDHSLFSLATPAFDNELLIFNGVSNNKYAYWIRNKNADFIGQDYKVNTWQSICSTWDSVSGLGQLWLDGKPSSRKFINSGSNISGPIIIVLGQDQDTHGGGFDINQSFVGMISDVHLWDHILSPCEIQNYMHHLNFAPGNVLNWRALEFQTTGRVLIEDKQEIKTCY